The Streptomyces sp. SS1-1 genome has a segment encoding these proteins:
- the mtrA gene encoding two-component system response regulator MtrA — protein sequence MMSFMKGRVLVVDDDTALAEMLGIVLRGEGFEPSFVADGDKALAAFRETKPDLVLLDLMLPGRDGIEVCRLIRAESGVPIVMLTAKSDTVDVVVGLESGADDYIVKPFKPKELVARIRARLRRSEEPAPEQLAIGDLVIDVAGHSVKRDGQSIALTPLEFDLLVALARKPWQVFTREVLLEQVWGYRHAADTRLVNVHVQRLRSKVEKDPERPEIVVTVRGVGYKAGPS from the coding sequence ATGATGTCGTTTATGAAGGGACGAGTCCTTGTCGTCGACGACGACACCGCACTGGCCGAGATGCTCGGCATTGTGCTGCGTGGTGAAGGTTTTGAGCCGTCTTTCGTAGCCGACGGCGACAAGGCGCTGGCCGCATTTCGCGAGACCAAGCCCGATCTGGTGCTGCTCGATCTGATGCTTCCCGGCCGGGACGGCATCGAGGTCTGCCGCCTGATCCGGGCGGAGTCCGGCGTGCCGATCGTGATGCTGACGGCGAAGAGCGACACGGTCGACGTCGTCGTCGGCCTGGAGTCCGGCGCCGACGACTACATCGTGAAGCCGTTCAAGCCGAAGGAGCTCGTGGCCCGCATCCGGGCGCGGCTGCGGAGGTCGGAGGAGCCGGCACCCGAGCAGCTCGCCATCGGCGACCTGGTCATCGACGTGGCGGGGCACTCCGTGAAGCGGGACGGGCAGTCCATCGCGCTGACGCCGCTGGAGTTCGACCTGCTGGTCGCGCTGGCCCGCAAGCCGTGGCAGGTGTTCACGCGTGAGGTGCTGCTCGAGCAGGTCTGGGGCTACCGGCACGCGGCCGACACCCGGCTGGTCAACGTCCACGTCCAGCGACTGCGTTCCAAGGTCGAGAAGGACCCCGAGCGCCCGGAGATCGTCGTGACCGTCCGTGGTGTCGGATACAAGGCAGGGCCGAGCTGA